A section of the Larus michahellis chromosome 1, bLarMic1.1, whole genome shotgun sequence genome encodes:
- the LOC141746873 gene encoding putative protein ARB2BP: MMMTDSTGEHMSLQIQHELSLRKLIEGSEYQEELKYDFNIKGELRHLDTGESFVFNYYKNSHEQNHKRYQVLGHLITQYVYELLERACMLQKVYIPTDAAEDEPRSFFFMSENALTSSSSLIVLLQDHGVFRAGQWGQRTIVSEGLEHGTQIPFIKMALESHGGVIVLNPNDNFVDLKTEKERLSFSTGEESSPSTQSVWRIPKRGSSSPEEHTLYVWDHFISKSTAKNVAFIAHGYGGLVFVDLLVQRKCEVMNKVYSVAFIDSVHNTQHQTRSDPEIQKWIQKYCREWVSNNKPLDKAVGSLMKVNCPVVSAGTEKYGLAPSCCLHAIFKYLKSTLKAKTTTAIRHSPVVTRSSTSKKRGNK, translated from the exons atGATGATGACAGATTCTACAGGAGAGCATATG TCGTTACAAATACAGCATGAACTAAGCTTGAGGAAACTGATAGAGGGCTCAGAGTATCAAGAGGAACTGAAGTATGACTTCAATATAAAAGGGGAACTGAGGCATCTGGATACAGGCGAGTCCTTTGTTTTCAATTATTACAAGAATTCACATGAGCAGAATCATAAACGCTATCAAGTTTTGGGACATTTGATTACTCAGTATGTTTATGAGCTCCTGGAAAGAGCCTGCATGCTGCAGAAAGTTTATATTCCTACTGATGCTGCAGAGGATGAACcaagaagtttctttttcatgAGTGAGAATGCACTAACAAGTTCCTCTAGCCTAATTGTCCTTCTTCAAGACCATGGAGTTTTCCGTGCTGGACAGTGGGGACAAAGGACGATTGTCAGTGAGGGTCTGGAGCATGGAACACAAATACCATTCATCAAAATGGCCCTTGAAAGCCATGGGGGAGTGATTGTACTGAATCCCAACGACAACTTTGTTGATCTGAAGACTGAAAAGGAGAGGCTAAGTTTTTCTACTGGGGAAGAATCATCGCCTTCTACGCAGTCTGTCTGGCGGATCCCCAAAAGGGGCAGTAGCAGCCCCGAGGAACATACCTTGTATGTATGGGATCATTTCATTTCAAAGAGCACAGCCAAGAATGTGGCCTTCATTGCCCATGGCTACGGTGGCTTGGTTTTTGTTGATCTGCTGGTGCAGAGAAAATGTGAGGTAATGAATAAAGTGTACTCCGTGGCATTCATTGACTCCGTGCACAACACACAGCACCAGACGAGAAGTGATCCAGAAATACAAAAATGGATACAGAAATACTGCCGTGAATGGGTGTCAAACAATAAGCCTCTAGATAAAGCTGTAGGTTCTCTCATGAAAGTGAATTGTCCTGTTGTCTCTGCTGGAACGGAAAAGTATGGTTTAGCACCCTCCTGCTGCTTACACGCCATCTTTAAGTACCTGAAGAGCACACTGAAAGCCAAGACCACAACAGCCATTAGGCATTCACCTGTTGTAACCAGAAGCAGCACAAGTAAGAAGAGAGGCAATAAATAA
- the TXNL4B gene encoding thioredoxin-like protein 4B: MSFLLPKLTCKREVDQAIKSVAEKVLVLRFGRDNDAVCLQLDDILAKTAHDLSKMAVIYLVDVDKVPVYTQYFDISYIPSTVFFFNGQHMKVDYGSPDHTKFVGSFKTKQDFIDLIEVIYRGAMRGKLIVRSPIDPSNIPKYDLLYQGI, translated from the exons ATGAGTTTTCTGCTGCCCAAGCTGACCTGTAAGAGGGAAGTGGATCAGGCAATAAAAAGCGTGGCCGAGAAGGTTTTGGTTCTCCGGTTCGGAAGAGATAACGATGCTGTTTGTCTGCAGCTCGATGATATT CTTGCAAAGACAGCTCATGACCTAAGTAAAATGGCAGTCATTTATCTGGTGGATGTGGACAAGGTTCCAGTGTACACCCAGTATTTTGACATCAGTTATATTCCatctactgtatttttcttcaatgGACAACACATGAAGGTTGATTATGG GTCTCCAGATCATACCAAATTTGTAGGaagcttcaaaacaaagcaagactTTATAGATCTGATTGAAGTGATTTACCGTGGAGCAATGCGTGGAAAGCTCATTGTGAGAAGTCCTATTGATCCCAGTAACATTCCTAAATACGACCTTCTCTACCAAGGAATTTGA
- the TRMT10C gene encoding tRNA methyltransferase 10 homolog C encodes MQSTNVLLKKIVRSSVLPFAAQHGMKKDLFPLSRTLSLSLCLKQDNSSSPSEKLDLDAWKKVMKSGLQEEVSETVSEHKELSTLAAAREILEMWRLAGRSVPENISEEQLKTFMECPSKSAKKKYLKYLHLKELYKKNDKRKMDEKRERKQEAQKQASETDETKRSSLVCLWANAMDKAYSWRAAQAMIFGQPLVFDMSYEKDMSVREVANTVRQIVLSEGCNRRSVDPFHVHFCNLKDDSLYHKEFIKHYREAWGKLLITATDQCYTDIFPKDKLVYLTADSPKVMKTFDHNKIYIVGSMVDKSIKTGVSLARAKRLGLETAALPLEKYLLWNSGAKNLTLDQMMHILLTLKDTGDWKKALEFVPKRKYCGFVSKPVHELKKTLNLINTLKLGKRQEEVRRQFAKNYSKKLMQK; translated from the coding sequence ATGCAGTCTACTAACGTGCTcctgaaaaaaattgtaagaAGTTCTGTCCTTCCATTTGCTGCACAACATGGGATGAAAAAGGATTTGTTTCCACTCAGTAGAACTCTGAGTTTATCACTTTGCCTGAAGCAGGACAATTCAAGCAGTCCCTCAGAAAAACTAGATTTAGATGCATGGAAGAAAGTAATGAAGTCTGGGTTGCAAGAAGAAGTCAGTGAGACGGTCTCTGAGCATAAGGAGCTTTCCACTTTGGCTGCTGCACGTGAGATTTTGGAGATGTGGAGACTAGCTGGTAGATCAGTTCCAGAAAATATCAGTGAAGAACAGCTAAAAACCTTTATGGAATGTCCTTCCAAGTCAgccaaaaagaagtatttaaaatatttgcaccTCAAAGAACTTtacaagaaaaatgacaaaagaaagatggatgagaaaagggaaaggaagcaggaagCACAAAAGCAAGCTTCAGAAACGGATGAGACCAAAAGGAGTTCATTGGTATGTTTGTGGGCCAACGCTATGGATAAAGCATACAGCTGGAGGGCTGCTCAGGCTATGATCTTTGGCCAACCGCTAGTGTTTGACATGTCTTATGAAAAAGATATGTCCGTCCGAGAAGTTGCAAATACAGTGAGACAGATAGTCTTAAGCGAAGGCTGCAATCGAAGATCTGTGGATCCATTCCACGTCCACTTCTGTAACTTGAAAGACGACAGCCTCTACCATAAGGAGTTTATCAAGCATTATAGAGAGGCGTGGGGCAAACTGCTTATCACTGCGACAGACCAGTGCTACACAGACATCTTTCCAAAGGATAAGCTTGTCTATCTGACTGCTGATTCTCCCAAAGTAATGAAAACATTCGATCACAATAAAATCTATATTGTCGGGTCGATGGTTGATAAGAGCATAAAAACAGGTGTCTCTCTAGCACGGGCAAAGCGACTGGGGCTGGAGACTGCGGCCCTTCCGTTGGAGAAGTACTTGCTTTGGAATTCCGGTGCCAAAAATCTCACGCTGGATCAAATGATGCACATTTTATTAACTTTGAAAGATACTGGAGACTGGAAGAAGGCTCTGGAATTTGTTCCCAAAAGGAAATACTGTGGCTTTGTAAGCAAACCTGTgcatgaactgaaaaaaaccttaaaCCTGATCAACACGCTTAAACTTGGAAAGAGACAGGAAGAAGTGCGAAGGCAGTTTGCCAAGAACTACTCTAAGAAGCTAATGCAAAAGTAG